A part of Leishmania panamensis strain MHOM/PA/94/PSC-1 chromosome 34 sequence genomic DNA contains:
- a CDS encoding leucine carboxyl methyltransferase, putative (TriTrypDB/GeneDB-style sysID: LpmP.34.2790): MSTEPNAAETAPPQAPTEEPSPPPSTSSECTNGGVALSRRKQKKASKVTQRIRVVNGSVDVQVQQTNDDSVVSKRSAVAQGYIRDKFLRHFVKKPSRRSPLINRGYHLRMAIMTDLVVRLVKSYLDAPERQTEVLEGAPCPPPVQVLSLGAGYDTLAFRLLLDSVDVLAVGDKCAGASASSSSSSLSPSAPVSFPGGEVLFIDVDFPAVLMAKAALMAAAPSQTFPEDWHLRPQSADCPIRSPHYSAVGVDLRFASTELLPRLHQHGPTGFVATNPTIIYAECVMQYMPPKDAAQLLALLAAGLPNAVFIAYDQVSPLDSFGRVMQNTLRQKNSPLLGVQSCPDGAHMVRRACAAGMCRAWWADFYRISTFCFAGEERRRVEALEDFDELEEWSEMCEHYGITLATTPLVWDSVATNGCAAHPAFMEYSVDGVACITGVESLPQGTEAIKGTLHNWPSARYGFEGWGNGGVAVEPLSNGDRLLVSFGGFAAGKQHQRVNTVYVHSLQEGELRVVVAGEQSDGAATAGLTACTTHPPPLVFHTFSRVAPRTFLVWGGRSNPSAPSNEAFLLTLDVPDMVSLGSIVTARWRVLCVGSDDRHRCRPSPRYRHSMVNLGGTADKATLLLVGGKTSGVNAAVALECFRVTVCMRRFTISYEALDCTAAGGHLPPPLHSAAAIALSSDAVLISGGVLLGRDACNPHLWQLRLSTKEWFCVPMRLGEGRYAHSLTPVTVNRQEYLLILGGSSWAEKSHVLPALLVPFSLFESNTGSETAAAVAVPVSLPADAPWWSRHSCVTLGQGVVGVIGGGYTCFSFGTFAAKPQLLFLGDIVEESAWRPRFPSACSSNVGRGDGRRTVTALEPVYSYEELLSKPWPAVREVMHYSAAAFLEAATAATQPVVFRNVPLGACLSTWGSSAYLKETEGNTTVSVHVAEKSQLLDFARKNFSFRRVTLAQLVQHTEEATDLFCKTRGTPSETWYYRSIASRMKNERSNVWTDFPALGKDFVLPPGAKEYIEPRLHQSCLRMSAPPLQLWTHYDTLDNVLCQIVGTKRVVLFPPSEYNNLYVTGSSSAVINLEAPDLVRYPRFIEACRAAQQVILRPGDVLFFPAMWFHHVTTLLPDVEPVESAAATMLAPYNMSVNVFYRHFSDTAAYDAKDLYGNKDILAVTRIREDLQSAVRCVLTNPRLTTAADAPVLPPNYVEFAVRHFLQDLESTASAVADAQRGTGTCFDTQTPASHSLPKKRE; this comes from the coding sequence ATGAGTACCGAACCTAACGCAGCAGAGACAGCGCCACCTCAGGCGCCGACAGAGGAGCCCAGCCCACCACCTTCAACATCCTCCGAGTGCACTAATGGCGGGGTAGCTCTGTCGCGTaggaagcagaagaaagcgaGCAAGGTGACGCAGAGGATCAGAGTGGTGAACGGCAGCGTCGACGTGCAAGTGCAGCAGACGAACGACGACAGCGTCGTCAGTAAGCGCTCCGCTGTGGCACAGGGATACATCCGTGACAAGTTTCTGCGGCATTTTGTGAAGAAGCCTTCACGACGCTCGCCACTCATCAACCGCGGCTACCACCTGCGCATGGCAATAATGACGGATCTAGTGGTGCGACTCGTCAAGAGCTACCTGGATGCACCTGAGCGGCAGACGGAAGTCTTGGAGGGTGCTCCGTGCCCTCCGCCCGTGCAGGTTCTCTCCTTAGGAGCTGGCTACGACACGTTGGCTTTTCGACTTCTGCTAGACTCTGTCGATGTTCTTGCGGTAGGCGACAAATGTGCTGGAgcgtcagcgtcgtcgtcgtcctcgtcactGTCACCGTCCGCACCCGTTTCCTTCCCTGGAGGGGAAGTGCTTTTCATCGACGTGGATTTCCCCGCAGTACTAATGGCAAAGGCAGCTCTCATGGCAGCCGCCCCTTCGCAGACGTTTCCAGAAGACTGGCATCTGAGGCCGCAGAGCGCAGACTGCCCAATCCGTAGTCCACACTACTCCGCCGTCGGCGTCGATCTCCGTTTCGCTTCCACCGAGCTGCTCCCGCGTCTCCACCAGCACGGCCCCACGGGGTTCGTGGCAACGAACCCAACCATCATCTATGCTGAGTGTGTCATGCAGTACATGCCGCCCAaggatgcggcgcagctgcttgcgCTTCTGGCCGCAGGCCTCCCAAACGCCGTCTTCATCGCGTACGACCAGGTCTCGCCGCTTGACAGCTTCGGCCGCGTCATGCAAAACACGTTGCGCCAAAAGAACAGCCCACTACTGGGTGTGCAGTCCTGTCCGGATGGAGCGCACATGGTGCGACGTGCATGCGCGGCTGGCATGTGTCGCGCGTGGTGGGCCGACTTTTACCGCATCTCAactttttgttttgctggAGAGGAGCGGAGGCGCGTAGAGGCCCTTGAGGACTTTGACGAGTTAGAGGAGTGGAGCGAAATGTGCGAGCACTACGGCATCACTTTGGCGACCACGCCGCTGGTGTGGGACTCGGTAGCCACGAACGGCTGTGCGGCTCACCCAGCCTTTATGGAGTACTCGGTCGATGGTGTGGCATGCATCACGGGTGTTGAGTCTCTACCGCAGGGCACAGAGGCTATCAAGGGCACCCTGCACAATTGGCCCTCTGCACGCTACGGCTTTGAGGGCTGGGGCaacggcggcgtcgccgtcgagcCTCTGTCAAACGGGGACCGCCTTCTCGTTTCCTTTGGCGGATTTGCGGCGGGaaagcagcaccagcgcgtcAACACCGTGTACGTGCACAGTCTACAAGAGGGGGAGCTGCGTGTTGTGGTTGCCGGCGAGCAGAGCGATGGCGCGGCAACAGCCGGACTAACTGCCTGCACGACGCATCCTCCACCACTAGTGTTCCACACCTTCTCTCGCGTGGCCCCTCGCACGTTCCTCGTCTGGGGCGGCCGCTCAAATCCGTCTGCACCATCCAACGAAGCCTTTCTGCTCACCCTCGATGTCCCGGACATGGTTAGTCTTGGTAGCATTGTTACGGCGCGTTGGAGGGTTCTTTGTGTAGGTAGCGACGACAGGCACCGGTGTCGCCCATCCCCTCGCTATCGCCACAGCATGGTGAATCTCGGTGGCACAGCAGACAAGGCGACACTTCTACTGGTGGGCGGCAAAACTTCTGGTGTCaacgccgcggtggcgctggagtGCTTCCGGGTTACCGTGTGCATGCGACGCTTTACCATCTCCTACGAAGCACTGGACTGCACTGCGGCAGGCGGGCATttgccacctccgctgcacTCTGCGGCGGCCATTGCACTCTCGTCTGATGCGGTGCTTATCTCCGGcggggtgctgctggggcgcGATGCGTGTAATCCGCATCTGTGGCAGCTACGACTTTCCACGAAGGAGTGGTTCTGTGTGCCGATGCGACTCGGCGAAGGCCGCTACGCTCACTCACTGACTCCTGTCACCGTGAACCGTCAAGAGTACCTCCTCATATtaggaggcagcagctgggcGGAGAAATCTCACGTACTCCCAGCTCTGCTAGTcccattctctcttttcgaGTCCAACACAGGTAGTGAAACTGCGGCTGCAGTTGCCGTCCCTGTGTCGCTCCCAGCCGATGCACCGTGGTGGTCGCGCCATTCCTGCGTGACCCTCGGCCAGGGTGTGGTGGGTGTAATTGGTGGCGGCTACACCTGCTTTTCCTTTGGCACATTCGCCGCAAAACCGCAGCTGCTTTTCCTCGGCGACATTGTCGAGGAGAGCGCGTGGCGGCCGAGGTTTCCATCTGCTTGCAGCTCGAATGTCGGACGTGGCGATGGTAGGAGAACCGTCACAGCGCTAGAGCCCGTGTATTCGTACGAGGAACTCCTTTCCAAGCCGTGGCCAGCTGTGCGTGAGGTGATGCACTACAGCGCGGCCGCGTTTCTGGAGGCAGCCactgcggcgacgcagccCGTTGTGTTTCGCAACGTCCCTCTTGGCGCGTGTCTGAGCACCTGGGGCTCCTCAGCGTACTTGAAAGAGACCGAAGGTAACACCACAGTCTCTGTGCACGTGGCTGAGAAGTCGCAGCTTCTTGACTTTGCGCGTAAGAACTTTTCCTTTCGTCGTGTTACGCTGGCACAACTCGTACAGCACACCGAGGAGGCGACAGACCTCTTTTGCAAGACACGTGGGACTCCAAGCGAAACGTGGTACTACCGCTCTATTGCGAGTCGTATGAAGAACGAGCGTTCCAACGTGTGGACAGACTTTCCGGCATTGGGTAAGGACTTTGTGTTGCCACCGGGCGCAAAGGAATACATTGAGCCGCGGCTGCATCAGTCTTGTTTGCGCATGAGCGCCCCGCCGCTGCAACTGTGGACACACTATGACACACTGGACAACGTTCTCTGCCAAATAGTCGGTACTAAGCGGGTGGTGCTGTTCCCGCCGAGCGAGTACAACAACCTGTACGTGACAGGTAGCTCCTCGGCGGTGATCAACCTGGAGGCACCTGATCTCGTGCGCTACCCTCGCTTTATTGAAGCCTgcagagcggcgcagcaggtcATTCTGCGACCGGGCGACGTGCTTTTCTTCCCTGCCATGTGGTTTCACCATGTTACGACGCTGTTGCCAGACGTGGAGCCGGTGGaaagcgccgcagcgacgatgcTGGCCCCATACAACATGAGCGTCAACGTCTTCTATCGTCATTTCAGCGACACGGCCGCCTACGATGCCAAGGACCTCTACGGGAACAAGGACATCTTGGCAGTGACGCGCATTCGCGAGGACCTTCAGTCGGCTGTCCGCTGTGTTCTGACCAACCCACGACTCACAACGGCTGCCGACGCCCCGGTACTGCCACCTAATTACGTTGAGTTTGCGGTGCGGCATTTTCTCCAGGATCTCGAGAGTACCGCGTCGGCAGTGGCCGACGCGCAGCGTGGCACAGGGACATGCTTTGACACTCAGACACCTGCATCGCATTCGCTGCCtaagaagagggagtga